The genome window GAATGCAGCGCATCTGGCTGAAGAAGATGGCATTGACGTACAGTATGTTCGTGTTGAGGATGACATCGCTGTGCAAGACAGCTTGTACACGGTAGGACGCCGCGGTGTTGCGGGAACTGTACTGGTTCACAAGATTGCCGGAGCAGCAGCCGAAGAAGGCCGCAGCCTGGCAGATGTGAAATCCGTTGCTGAGAAAGCAGCTCAGAATGTTCGCAGTATTGGTTTTGGATTCACATCCTGTACCGTGCCAGCCAAAGGTACGCCTACCTTCGAAATTGCTGAAGACGAGATGGAATTCGGCGTAGGGATTCATGGTGAGCCAGGAATTCGTCGTGAGAAAATCGTATCTGCGGATGAATTGGCAGGACGAATGGTTGAAGCATTGCTTGCCGATATGAAGCTGGATACGGCTTCTGCTGAGATTGCGGTGCTCGTGAATGGTTTTGGTGCAACGCCACTGCAAGAACTGTACCTGCTTAACAATTCCGTTCAGCGTGAGCTTGCAGGACATGCAGGTCTAAAGGTTGCGACTACGTTTGTAGGCAACTACATGACAAGTATCGATATGGCAGGGGCATCGGTTACGATTCTGAAACTGGATGATGAACTGAAAACGCTGTTGTTCAAGGAAAGTGATACTCCTGCGTTTAAAGTATCCGGTCCTCCAGTGGCACAAGTGGCGTATTCCGAAGCGTTGGAAGCGGTTGTTGGTGAAGACGCTCCCGTATCTTATGAAGTGGAGACGGATGCATCTGCTGCGGTAATCGAAGGCAATCAATTTTCATTGGACAATGTCGTCTATCTGATCGATAAAATGGGTGAGATCATCATCAAGAACGAGGTACCGTTCTGTGAACTGGATTCCCATGCCGGTGATGGCGACTTCGGTATGAGTGTGGCTAAAGGCTTCCGCCAGTTGAAACGCGAATGGAATCACATCATTAACGAACATAAACAAGACATCGGATCGTTCCTGGATGCATGCTCCTTGGTCATCATGGAATATTGTGGCGGCGCATCCGGCCCAATCTGGGGTTCGGCATTCCGTGCGGCTGGCAAAGCTGTAGGGGATAAACAGCAATTAAATGTTGCTGAATTTGCTGAGATGATGCATGCAGCCGTGCAAGGGATTCAGTCTACTGGAGAGCGTTCCTTCGGACGTGGTGCCGTTGTAGGCGACAAAACTTTGATCGATGCACTCGTTCCATGTGCTGATTCCTGGACACAAAGTGCGGAATCTGGTGATGACTTCAAAACTGCATTTGCCAAAGGTGCAGCAGCAGCCGTTGAAGGTGCGAAGAAAACAGAAGATATCGTGGCACGTATGGGCCGCGCAGGTACCGTCGGCGATCGCAGTCTGGGGTACCCAGATGCTGGCGCGTATGCGCTGGGTGTTATATTCACAGAGCTGTCCGAGTCGATGAAGTAAAGCTGTCGACAAACTCGCAACTGTAAAATTATAGAGTGTTTCTACGAAGAGGATGTCCATAAGTCATGAATATGACGGGGGACATCCTCTTTGCTGTGTTTTTTTATGGTAATGAACCTGTGTTGGGTTCGTTAGCAATTGGAGCGAGGGTGAATTCCTTTTGAGACAGCTCCTCCGTTGTAAAGAGTACATAGTCAACCTAAATGCGCTTATTGAAAACTTCTATAATAAACTCTATATGGAAATTACAGGTGATAATTCATATACTTATAGGAGTATGGAGTCTGCACAAGCGATCAGATTTCTCACATCCGTATCTGACGGAAGAAGCTTAGAATGCTTATAAGGGGCGTTTGGATTTGGTCTATAGTTTTTGATAAAAAATGATACGGAGGTAGAAGTTATGAGCGATATAAAACTGCCAATGATAAGACCTTCTGTACATGGTTACCTATGTAATGCCTATCCACTCTCAATTGTAATGCAGCATAAACAATCGGAGGCTTGGTTTTACAGTAATTATATTCAATTGATTTGTGCTGGAAACTTTCCAGAAGGGAAATTCTTTTCGTTTTATACATCTAACTTGCCTTGGTATGATTTCTTTATGAGTTGTCCTCTCATTAACTATCAAAAGATCAACCAACGCTTTTTGGAAAAATATATGGGGGGTATCATCAGCTTTATTTGTGATTCTATTGATCAAAATCAATATATTCATTTGTATGTGGATGAAAGTTATATTGCCCATAAAAAGGCGTATAAAAAATATGCTTTGCCGCATGAAATGTTAATTTTCGGTTATAACAAAGAGACATTAAAATTTTATGTATCAGGCTATAATTCAGATGTTATATTCGGAGAATATGAGGTAGGCTTTGAAGAGCTTCTAGTCGCTTTTAACAATTGTGATAAAACAAAAAATAGAGAATATGTATGTTTATTATCTTATAACCCAGAGCATAATTATCATTTTGATCTAAAATTGATTATTAGATCTTTGAGGGAGCTAAGGTTTAGTCTCAATTCATCTTATCATTATCGTTCTATGAGCACTCCTTCTAATTGGATCTTTGGATTATCCATCTATGATCATATTGTTCAATATTTAAGTGATCAAGTTAGTACATCAAAGGAAAAGATTGATATACGAATCTTTCATACCATGTGGGAGCATAAGCGTGTGATGTTGGATAGATTAGATTATTTGAAAGAACATCATTATTTGGACGATGCTGACGAGCTTATAAAAATATATTCTGAAATCGAATCGGATTCAAAAATTTTAAGAAATTTGGCTATAATATATAACAAAAATGAGAACGCCACCAGTATAACTTCTATCATTGAAAAACTGAAAAAAATCAAGACTATAGAAGAGAATGCATTAAGCGACTTAATTTCAAAGTTGGAAAGTGTGGAGATCGATGAAAAGCTCCTGAGTCATTATTATCTATAATGTATACAGAGGTGCAGTATGAGGTATAGGAATCTGTGATGCGTGTAAAGTATAGCCATAAACCTTAAAAAAAGTTGTCTGATTTAATGTTTAATGTAGACAATACACAGCTAGCGATTTATTAGCTACAACTAAAGGGGGAGTCAGAGAAAGCGGACTTAGCTCCCCTTCGTATCAACTAATGAGCATCCAATTTCCTTCCGAATGTCCTGTTCTCTGCACGCTTGAATACCCCATACATAACCATGTTTAATAAACCGAGTATAGCCCGCTTCCAATCCTAAGACTGCACTTCCCTAGACAATGGATAGGACAACGCTCAGCATGCTGAATAGGCTTATGAACTGTATCTCACTGTTACTCTAGTGTTATTGGCTTGATAATGTTAAATAGTGTAAGCTTGAGAGCAGATATAAGGGTTCTAATGATGCGTAATGCGATATGTCAAACGGGCAACAAAAGTGGTATCTATATGAATGAGAAGGGATCTGGATGATTCAATGACTCAAAAAATCTATTATGACTCTGCTTATACAAGAGAGTGGCATACAACAATTACTGGCAAAGTAGACAAGGAAGATGGTGTATATGTCACGCTGGCGGAGACTGCTTTTTACCCGCATGGGGGTGGACAACCTTGTGATGTGGGACAAATTGGCGGCATCGCTGTACTGGATGTAAACATCGAAGACGGAGAGGTATGGCATAAGCTGGAACGTGCTCCTGAACAGAGCGAGGTACAGTGCGAGCTGGATTGGGCGCGAAGATTCGATCATATGCAGCAGCATACGGGACAGCATTTGTTATCGGCAATGACGTTGAAAGTGGCTGAAGCCATGACGCTCAGTTTTCATCTTGGTACGGAGTATGACACGATTGATGTGGCTGCTGAGTTGGGAGCGGATCAATTGACCATCATTGAACAAGAAGTGAATCGTCAGATCTATCGTAATGCTCGCATCAACACGTCCTGGGTTACGGCAGAAGAGGCTGCACAATTGCCGCTGGTGAAGCAACCTACGGTAACGGAAGACATTCGTATCGTCGAGATCGAAGGTGTGGAGTATAACGCCTGCGGCGGAACCCATGTGTCGGCTACAGGTGAGATTGGCATCATCAAACTGTTAAAGACCGAAAAAGTGAAGGGCGGCACTCGCATTTATTTCAAATGTGGAACAAGGGCGCTGAATGAATTCACATCCACACAACATGTGCTCAATAGCATTATGGTTAAATTAAAGACCAGCAAGGACGAATTATTGGAGCGCATTGAGAAAATGGAACTGGAGCAAAAACAGCTGCAAACTGAGCTGAATGCAGTGAAAACAACCAATGATGCCTACTATGCGGAGCAACTTCTGGCTGCTCGCGAAGGGCTGGTGATTGCTCAGGTCTTTGAAGACAAATCTCTCAAGGATATGCAGAGCCTGGCTACCAAATTGACGACAGACCATGAAGGCCTCGTACTCTTTGCCAGTATCTCCGAGGCGAAAGTTGTTCTGGCACAGAACGGACAGCCGCCTGAATGGGCTTGCGGACCTTTCTTCAAAGGCAATCTTGGTGCCTACCAGGGCAAAGGTGGCGGCAGTGAGAAAATGGCTCAGGCCGGCTTTGCCAGCAGTGAAGACGCGCTTGCCTTTTACGAATTCACCAAGGACCAGTTGGGACATCACTGATCTGTATTTTGCAGATACGAATACGAGACAGGTAGCATTGAAATATGAGTGGGACAAGCACGTCACATTGTGGCGTGTTTTCCATGGATATCGAGGGACATGGGTTACTGGTTACATGAGTTGAACGATTGGCAATCGTTAAAGGAGGTTGGAAGATGACAGAACGAATTCCGTGTATACGGGAGGCATGTGCAAACACCATTTTGCCAACAACGGCTGCCAGAACAGGTGGGTTTTGCATGCCTTGCAAGCAGGAGATGGAGCGCGAGGAGCGCCAGAGATACATTGAAGCGAATCGACGTGACGTGAACGTGTATGCAGGTATCACAGACCCGGTCGAAGTATTGAAAATCATGCATGAACCTCAGGTTCGCGACCCATTAATTCGTTATGTGCCCTATGAAAAATCCAAGGAAGAGGTATATCTGTCCTTGTCTGCAGAGCAACAGGATCAGATGAAGGATTACGCGATGCAACGGATTCGTACAGGTGATGAAGATAACGGCAAAGACATTCTGATATACCTCGTTTGTTACCATGATATATCGTTGACCAACGAAATTCCTGAGCTGCTGGAACAGGAGATCTATTATCCTGCGATTTTGGTTAAAAGTGCCTCGCCTGAAGTTCGAGATCGGCTCCTGCAGCAGGTGAATACCGATGATGAGAATCGGAACCACATATTGCTCATGCTGGCCCATATCGGGGATGATGTTGTCGTGCAGCAGTTCCGGCAATGGAGACAATCTCCGCCATCCTGGGCGTGCGAATTGTACGTGGCACCTGAGCATTACACCACTGAAGCAGGATGGGAGCTTACGAATGACGGGCAGCGCAGAGAATTATTCACCACCCCAAGTTATTCACTCTATAAAGCAACAGAAAATGAAGCAACTAAAATGGCAATATCCGAAGATTCGCTATTGATGCTGACCCCGAGCGCTCAAGGTTGTCCATGGTGTGGTAGTGCATTAACGTCCTTAATTAATCTGGATGTTAAGCATCCGGCACTGCGGGATGTGTCTTGGCATGCTGAGCGACTTCAGATCCAGACTTGCGTGATATGCAGTAGTTATGGCGTGGTTTACATGGAACTGGACGCAGCCGGGGAACCGTTATGGAGTTCACATAATGTCATGCCTATGGGAATGGATGAGATTGACCTGGAAGACTATGGTGAACTTGCACCGGATGTCGGCCGGCAGTTTAGGATTGCGAATGCATCGCGTCATGCATTCCATGCCAGCGAGTGGGGAATGGAGCCATCGCTATCTCAGATCGGGGGCCATCCGGGTTGGGTTCAGGATGCCGAGTATCCACCATGTCCATGCTGT of Paenibacillus sp. FSL R5-0517 contains these proteins:
- a CDS encoding DUF1963 domain-containing protein, whose protein sequence is MTERIPCIREACANTILPTTAARTGGFCMPCKQEMEREERQRYIEANRRDVNVYAGITDPVEVLKIMHEPQVRDPLIRYVPYEKSKEEVYLSLSAEQQDQMKDYAMQRIRTGDEDNGKDILIYLVCYHDISLTNEIPELLEQEIYYPAILVKSASPEVRDRLLQQVNTDDENRNHILLMLAHIGDDVVVQQFRQWRQSPPSWACELYVAPEHYTTEAGWELTNDGQRRELFTTPSYSLYKATENEATKMAISEDSLLMLTPSAQGCPWCGSALTSLINLDVKHPALRDVSWHAERLQIQTCVICSSYGVVYMELDAAGEPLWSSHNVMPMGMDEIDLEDYGELAPDVGRQFRIANASRHAFHASEWGMEPSLSQIGGHPGWVQDAEYPPCPCCSARMKAVAQLDWGEVEEYGEGMYYMFICEPCQMTAVSYQQS
- the dhaK gene encoding dihydroxyacetone kinase subunit DhaK, translating into MKKIINQAEHVVMEMCNGIALAHPELEFLKKYKVIKRREIQADKVSLISGGGSGHEPAHAGYVGKGMLDAAVCGDVFASPSQIQVYQAIKATASNKGTLLIIKNYSGDMMNFKNAAHLAEEDGIDVQYVRVEDDIAVQDSLYTVGRRGVAGTVLVHKIAGAAAEEGRSLADVKSVAEKAAQNVRSIGFGFTSCTVPAKGTPTFEIAEDEMEFGVGIHGEPGIRREKIVSADELAGRMVEALLADMKLDTASAEIAVLVNGFGATPLQELYLLNNSVQRELAGHAGLKVATTFVGNYMTSIDMAGASVTILKLDDELKTLLFKESDTPAFKVSGPPVAQVAYSEALEAVVGEDAPVSYEVETDASAAVIEGNQFSLDNVVYLIDKMGEIIIKNEVPFCELDSHAGDGDFGMSVAKGFRQLKREWNHIINEHKQDIGSFLDACSLVIMEYCGGASGPIWGSAFRAAGKAVGDKQQLNVAEFAEMMHAAVQGIQSTGERSFGRGAVVGDKTLIDALVPCADSWTQSAESGDDFKTAFAKGAAAAVEGAKKTEDIVARMGRAGTVGDRSLGYPDAGAYALGVIFTELSESMK
- a CDS encoding alanyl-tRNA editing protein, giving the protein MTQKIYYDSAYTREWHTTITGKVDKEDGVYVTLAETAFYPHGGGQPCDVGQIGGIAVLDVNIEDGEVWHKLERAPEQSEVQCELDWARRFDHMQQHTGQHLLSAMTLKVAEAMTLSFHLGTEYDTIDVAAELGADQLTIIEQEVNRQIYRNARINTSWVTAEEAAQLPLVKQPTVTEDIRIVEIEGVEYNACGGTHVSATGEIGIIKLLKTEKVKGGTRIYFKCGTRALNEFTSTQHVLNSIMVKLKTSKDELLERIEKMELEQKQLQTELNAVKTTNDAYYAEQLLAAREGLVIAQVFEDKSLKDMQSLATKLTTDHEGLVLFASISEAKVVLAQNGQPPEWACGPFFKGNLGAYQGKGGGSEKMAQAGFASSEDALAFYEFTKDQLGHH